The following proteins are encoded in a genomic region of Cryptomeria japonica chromosome 11, Sugi_1.0, whole genome shotgun sequence:
- the LOC131859846 gene encoding receptor-like protein kinase THESEUS 1: MIEDVIRVVAISGVIVTLFCFIHQCCGRPSGSDQPSRWLQWPLYRNNLHTVESKGSPASGKIETSSCKHFTFAEIQEATNNFHESRILGHGGFGNVYEGEVDGTKVAVKRGSSLGGQGIHEFQTEIEMLSKLRHRHLVSLIGYCEENGEMILVYDYMAAGPLRKHIYGNSNLIPLSWKQRLEICIGAARGLHYLHTGAAQTIIHRDVKTTNILLDENFVAKISDFGLSKNGPPLDRTHVSTAVKGSPGYVDPEYCDTEKLTEKSDVYSFGVVLFEVLCARPATSQGGLAKWALDYQRKGMLEQIIDPNLKGKMNSESLNKYVEAAAKCLAKKSVERPAMLNVLCNLEYALQLQDDKRVDDNNDSQINNSATHDAVGDESTSTSTAEDAKGKGKINPESLKRHGEAAATCLAEKSVDRPAMGNVHCNLESALQLHDNKRVDDSNETQIDSSATHDVGDNITSTSIAGHGLDVSLRAVFSALVNQNKGGN; this comes from the coding sequence ATGATTGAGGACGTGATTAGAGTGGTTGCTATCTCGGGTGTCATTGTTACTCTATTTTGTTTTATTCATCAATGCTGTGGTAGGCCGTCAGGTAGTGACCAGCCCTCTAGATGGCTGCAGTGGCCACTTTATAGAAATAACCTGCATACCGTGGAAAGCAAAGGTTCTCCAGCATCTGGAAAGATTGAAACTAGTTCGTGCAAGCATTTCACCTTTGCTGAGATCCAGGAGGCTACTAATAACTTTCATGAGTCTAGAATTCTTGGTCATGGAGGTTTTGGCAACGTTTATGAAGGTGAGGTTGATGGTACAAAAGTTGCAGTTAAGCGAGGAAGCTCATTAGGAGGACAAGGCATCCATGAATTTCAAACAGAAATAGAAATGCTTTCTAAACTCAGGCACCGGCATTTGGTTTCTCTTATTggttattgtgaagaaaatggagaGATGATTTTAGTTTATGATTATATGGCCGCGGGACCACTGAGAAAACATATATATGGAAATAGCAATCTGATTCCTTTATCCTGGAAACAGCGACTAGAGATCTGTATTGGAGCTGCACGAGGTCTTCATTATCTTCACACAGGGGCTGCTCAGACAATTATACATCGGGATGTAAAGACAACAAACATACTTCTTGATGAAAATTTCGTTGCAAAAATTTCGGATTTTGGATTATCAAAAAATGGACCACCTCTTGACCGTACCCACGTTAGTACTGCAGTTAAAGGCAGCCCTGGATATGTGGACCCAGAATACTGTGACACAGAGAAGCTCACTGAAAAATCAGATGTTTATTCATTTGGTGTTGTGTTGTTTGAGGTATTGTGTGCACGACCTGCCACTAGCCAAGGAGGCCTTGCCAAATGGGCTTTGGATTATCAGAGAAAGGGAATGCTGGAGCAAATCATAGATCCTAATCTCAAAGGTAAAATGAATTCCGAGTCCCTCAACAAGTATGTAGAGGCTGCTGCGAAATGCCTTGCTAAGAAAAGTGTTGAGAGGCCAGCTATGCTAAATGTACTTTGTAATTTAGAATATGCTTTGCAGCTGCAAGATGATAAACGGGTTGATGACAATAATGACAGTCAAATAAACAACTCAGCTACTCATGATGCTGTTGGAGATGAAAGCACCTCAACAAGCACAGCGGAAGATgccaaaggtaaaggtaaaattaatCCCGAGTCCCTTAAGAGGCATGGAGAGGCTGCTGCGACATGCCTTGCTGAGAAAAGTGTTGATAGGCCAGCTATGGGAAATGTACATTGTAATTTAGAATCTGCTTTGCAGCTGCATGATAATAAACGGGTTGATGACAGTAATGAGACTCAAATAGACAGCTCAGCCACTCATGATGTTGGAGATAACATTACTTCAACAAGTATAGCAGGCCATGGTTTGGATGTATCTCTAAGAGCTGTTTTTTCAGCGCTGGTGAATCAAAACAAAGGAGGTAATTGA